Proteins from one Podospora pseudocomata strain CBS 415.72m chromosome 4, whole genome shotgun sequence genomic window:
- a CDS encoding hypothetical protein (COG:A; EggNog:ENOG503P2UD), with the protein MLTATISGPFRHPNRTSQPRNPSPPDQISQLLLSTTQSRKAKMSSPKPEDKPHQGEENRVHGEGEDGNDEEEISAMKRRVAEMEAEAAKLREMQASMDQERQGLQDDKEDIDNRSVFVGNVDYSTSPEELQSHFGDCGSINRVTILLDKFTGQPKGYAYVEFSEPNMVAQALVLNDSLFKGRNIKVEPKRTNLPGMSRGRGRGGYRGGGRGGFGGFGRGGGGFGRGSGGGFYGGGYRGGYRGRGRGGIAPY; encoded by the exons ATGCTAACCGCCACGATTTCAGGTCCTTTCCGCCATCCCAACAGAACTTCACAACCTCgaaacccctccccacccgATCAAATTTCGCAACTCCTGCTCTCCACAACTCAAAGCCGAAAAGCCAAAATGAGCTCCCCCAAGCCAGAAGACAAGCCCCACCAGGGAGAAGAAAACAGAGTTCACGGCGAGGGCGAAGATGGGAATGATGAG GAGGAGATCTCTGCCATGAAGAGGCGCGTTGCCGAGATGGAAGCCGAGGCGGCCAAGCTTAGGGAGATGCAAGCGTCGATGGATCAGGAAAGACAGGGGCTGCAGGACGACAAGGAAGATATCGACAACCGGAGCGTGTTTGTGGGCAATGTGGATTACTCCACCTCGCCCGAGGAGCTGCAGAGCCACTTTGGGGATTGTGGGAGCATCAACAGGGTGACGATTTTGTTGGACAAGTTTACCGGGCAACCAAAGGG CTACGCGTATGTCGAGTTTTCGGAACCCAACATGGTGGCTCaggcgttggtgttgaatgACAGCCTTTTCAAGGGACGGAATATTAAGGTTGAGCCAAAACGTACGAACTTGCCCGGCATGTCTCGAGGACGCGGCAGGGGTGGGtatcgtggtggtggtcgtggagggtttggagggtttggtaggggtggtggagggtttggtcgaggcagtggtggtggtttctaTGGCGGGGGTTATCGCGGCGGTTACCGCGGCcggggcagaggaggaatcgCCCCTTACTAA
- a CDS encoding hypothetical protein (EggNog:ENOG503P3ZH): MDGNALRGSFVLGPVEGIWRLEQRPYQSSNERHYLRWRGEDEQGGRYDEEGDGSYIKFWGDGLVEGGIRFYGRMIFFDGRTVSGRNETRSDVSAYDMRDEWAERAL, encoded by the coding sequence ATGGATGGGAATGCCCTCAGGGGATCGTTCGTACTGGGTccggtggaggggatttGGAGGTTGGAGCAGCGGCCGTATCAGTCCTCGAACGAGAGGCATTATCtcaggtggaggggggaggacgagcAAGGGGGTAGgtatgatgaggagggtgacgggAGCTATATCAagttttggggggatgggttggtggaaggggggattAGGTTTTATGGGAGGATGATTTTCTTTGATGGGAGGACGGTGAGCGGGAGGAATGAGACGAGGAGTGATGTTAGTGCCTATGATATGAGAGACGAGTGGGCGGAGAGGGCTTTgtga
- a CDS encoding hypothetical protein (EggNog:ENOG503P3ZH): MGLYEALNGGKLTVPKTVLKLEADLKKEWTTRDREAKQALKNQTTTTTKGGTKRKANDDNAHAGPSSATATKKARTIATPKPKAAPKPPAAEPAPAKKQTARRGGTSASRADSHAVSSRPSPPPP, from the coding sequence ATGGGGCTGTATGAAGCTCTCAATGGTGGAAAGTTGACTGTGCCGAAAACCGTCCTCAAGTTGGAGGCCgacttgaagaaggagtggACGACGCGCGACCGCGAAGCCAAGCAAGCTTTGAAGAaccagaccaccaccactaccaagGGGGGTACCAAGCGTAAGGCCAACGATGACAACGCCCACGCTGGTCCGAGTAGCGCAACTGCTaccaagaaggcgaggacAATCGCtactcccaaacccaaggCTGCCCCCAAGCCACCTGCCGCCGAGCCAGCTCCCGCAAAGAAGCAGACCGCCCGTCGAGGGGGCACCTCCGCAAGCAGAGCTGACTCCCACGCTGTCTCCTCAaggccatcaccaccacccccctga
- the AIP1 gene encoding WD40 repeat-like protein (COG:Z; EggNog:ENOG503NVTV; BUSCO:EOG092619L1), protein MSIELDKIFAASPATTRGQPTQLSADPKGEQIAFASGKSIFLRSLTNPSSSKQYTSHTTTTTVAKFSPSGFYVASGDISGKIRVWDSVEAVNTKGEYPIISGRITDIAWDGDSQRVIAVGDGRERFGHCITADSGNSVGEVSGHSKVINAVAIRQQRPLRAATVSDDGSMCFLHGAPFKFNSKATGLHKGFVQGTEFSPDGSWLVTVGSDKRIQIYDGKTGEPLKAVGEGVHTGSILGVSWNKDSKRFVTASADKTVRVWDVQSGENVATWKIGEEGSSNPQDQQVGVVWTRGPQEIIVSLSLSGDLNYFTVGSSTPQAVIEGHNKSVTALSATSNRNGTKVTTGSFDGKVVAWDIGTGVGKAPEGEAHSNQVVQFASAGGRVYSVGWDDTLRIIDEATNLFLASPVKLSSQPKGISASSDGTIAVALNSSIAIYDSDGKLLGETPVSYTPTTIAISGSYVAVGADNNTVQVYNLGSGGNLSPTEKLTNSTTAISTLSFSPEGKYLAAGNSSGKIVVYTTGSWEVATDRWSSHTARVLSIAWNKAGTHAVSGGLDTNVFVWSLAKPGSRVKAANAHKDGVYGVAFVEGDEKVVSSGGDAAVKVWNLKNLQ, encoded by the exons ATGTCTATCGAGCTCGACAAGATCTTCGCCGCCTCCCCGGCGACAACCCGCGGCCAGCCAACCCAGCTCTCGGCCGATCCAAAGGGGGAGCAAATAGCTTTCGCT TCCGGCAAATCAATCTTCCTCcgctccctcaccaacccctcctcctccaagcaatacacctcccacaccaccaccaccaccgtagCCAAGTTCTCCCCCTCGGGCTTCTACGTCGCCTCAGGCGACATCTCGGGCAAGATCCGCGTCTGGGACTCGGTCGAGGCAGTCAACACCAAAGGCGAATACCCCATCATCTCGGGCCGCATCACCGACATCGCCTGGGACGGGGACTCGCAGCGCGTCATCGCCGTCGGTGACGGCCGCGAGAGGTTCGGCCACTGCATCACTGCCGACAGCGGCAACTCGGTCGGCGAGGTGTCCGGGCACAGCAAGGTCATCAACGCGGTGGCGATCCGGCAGCAGCGCCCGCTTCGCGCGGCGACGGTGTCGGACGATGGGAGCATGTGCTTCCTGCATGGCGCGCCGTTCAAGTTCAACAGCAAGGCGACGGGGCTGCACAAGGGGTTTGTTCAGGGGACCGAGTTCAGCCCTGATGGGTCGtggttggtgacggtggggAGTGATAAGAGGATTCAGATTTATGACGGCAAGACTGGGGAGCCGCTTAaggcggttggggagggggttcaTACGGGGAGTATCTTGGGTGTGAGCTGGAATAAGGACTCGAAGAGGTTTGTGACGGCGAGCGCGGATAAGACGGTTAGGGTGTGGGATGTGCAGTCGGGGGAGAATGTTGCGACGTGGAAGattggtgaggaagggagCTCCAACCCTCAAGATCAgcaggttggtgttgtttggaCTCGTGGGCCGCAGGAAATCATCGTCAGTTTGAGCTTGAGCGGTGATTTGAACTATTTCACCGTTGGCTCTTCTACCCCACAAGCAGTAATTGAAGGCCACAACAAGAGCGTCACCGCGCTTTCGGCCACCTCAAACAGAAACGGAACCAAGGTCACAACCGGCAGCTTCGACGGCAAGGTGGTCGCCTGGGACATTGGGACTGGCGTCGGGAAGGCCCCAGAAGGCGAGGCGCACTCCAACCAAGTCGTTCAGTTCGCCTCGGCCGGTGGCAGGGTCTACAGCGTCGGCTGGGACGACACCCTCCGCATCATCGATGAGGCTACAAACCtgttcctcgcctccccagTGAAGCTCAGCTCGCAACCCAAGGGCATCTCAGCGTCTTCGGACGGCACGATCGCGGTCGCTCTCAACTCCAGCATCGCCATCTACGACAGCGACGGCAAACTTCTCGGCGAAACACCCGTAAGCtacacccccaccaccatcgccatcagcGGCTCTTATGTCGCCGTTGGCGCAGACAACAACACGGTCCAGGTATACAACCTCGGCAGCGGAGGCAACCTCTCCCCGACCGAGAAACTgaccaactccaccaccgccatctcaACACTGTCATTCTCCCCGGAGGGAAAGTACCTCGCGGCGGGTAACTCGTCTGGCAAGATTGTCGTGTACACCACCGGCTCGTGGGAGGTGGCCACCGACAGGTGGTCCTCCCACACGGCGAGGGTGCTGAGCATTGCGTGGAACAAGGCGGGGACGCACGCGGTGTCGGGGGGGTTGGACACGAATGTTTTTGTCTGGAGTTTGGCGAAGCCAGGAAGCAGAGTCAAGGCTGCGAATGCGCACAAGGATGGGGTGTATGGGGTTGCgtttgtggagggggatgaaaAGGTTGTGAGCTCGGGTGGCGATGCTGCTGTTAAGGTGTGGAATCTGAAGAATTTGCAGTAa
- the ALG13 gene encoding N-acetylglucosaminyldiphosphodolichol N-acetylglucosaminyltransferase catalytic subunit alg13 (BUSCO:EOG092658CI; COG:S; EggNog:ENOG503P3K1): protein MTTSTSRAATPPSPAYLVADTLNETGDSHHVGSQQKPDPERVRNLSRSFDIDMMPDNDNGTLPAAITNKDATCPDSDRSQDNGHYLDLTSSSTSTSTPGSAPQMASTEESPVLSGRNCFVTIGSIASFLPLLEQVITGPFLTRLQVAGFKKLTVQCGPNLAWFETQLEALRSGELLADLQVECFSYAPVLKPYMLECRGEQGKSLAGCVIAHAGAGTILEVRRYGAPLIVVPNPTLMDNHQLELAVEVQRQGWAVHGKIDNLPHAIDNVLQLIQKGRLDHLPPYRPAPFPVPEAERFKLFDWVVLTCYPEEFERKKHLLQLESLDKRQETREKAGTGAGSPTLDAAVEPADAARMQLD, encoded by the exons atGACCACTTCAACTTCCAGGGCCGCTACACCACCGAGTCCTGCCTACTTGGTAGCTGACACCCTCAATGAGACAGGGGACTCTCACCACGTCGGTTCCCAGCAAAAGCCCGACCCTGAACGTGTGAGGAACCTCTCAAGGTCGTTCGATATCGATATGATGCCCGATAACGATAACGGGACATTGCCGGCTGCCATCACTAACAAGGACGCCACCTGTCCCGATTCGGACAGGAGCCAAGACAATGGGCACTACTTGGACCTCACATCTagttcaacatcaacatcaacacccgGTTCTGCCCCTCAAATGGCCTCGACTGAGGAATCCCCAGTCCTCTCTGGACGTAACTGTTTTGTCACCATCGGCTCGATCGCTTCTTTCCTGCCTCTTCTCGAGCAGGTCATCACTGGCCCTTTCCTCACTCGCCTACAGGTCGCCGGGTTCAAGAAGTTGACAGTCCAATGTGGTCCTAACCTTGCTTGGTTTGAGACTCAACTCGAGGCCTTGCGCTCAGGGGAGTTGCTGGCAGACTTGCAGGTGGAGTGCTTCTCCTATGCTCCTGTTCTGAAGCCTTATATGCTGGAATGCCGAGGCGAGCAAGGCAAGAGCTTGGCAGGGTGCGTCATTGCGCACGCAG GTGCGGGAACCATCCTCGAAGTCAGAAGATATGGGGCTCCCTTGATTGTGGTGCCCAATCCAACATTGATGGATAATCACCAACTGGAGCTTGCTGTGGAGGTGCAAAGGCAGGGCTGGGCGGTCCATGGGAAGATTGA TAACCTTCCCCATGCCATTGACAATGTCCTACAGCTCATCCAAAAAGGCAGGCTGGACCACCTTCCCCCATACAGGCCTGCGCCGTTCCCTGTCCCGGAGGCAGAACGCTTCAAGCTCTTCGATTGGGTGGTACTGACGTGTTATCCAGAGGAGTTTGAGCGCAAGAAACACTTGCTGCAACTGGAGTCGCTTGACAAGAGACAGGAAACCCGGGAGAAAGCTGGAACTGGGGCTGGCAGCCCAACTCTTGACGCCGCTGTCGAGCCAGCTGATGCCGCACGGATGCAACTGGACTAG
- the RSM24 gene encoding 37S ribosomal protein S24, mitochondrial (BUSCO:EOG09264KIV; COG:J; EggNog:ENOG503P1QX): protein MASAANSLRLCLRASRQLSVRPAASPLLRRALTTTAPQCARPGRKKGWKDPSNNFEFPEPYEGKVFQDLGEQLRYSLENDELAEADRAAVQQALASWENKPNEEKMEEQQIVKEIDKEFAPLRAPVRARRNSFWHEEEQDTDLITDEVGEDDFEENDMMAMGHAKLEEHREYREYARIAVWEMPLLSKFAKKFVPPKNNEVLRFRYTTYMGEFHPADRKVVVEFDPRDLFELTEVQRDKLRKLAGARYNPERGIIKMSCEKFELPAQNKRWLGDTIAKLITAAKDPTDTFEDIPLDTRHHKFKSIPKYPKEWYMSNQRRQQLLAQRRESLKLDHNKRQNSQLIDGVKVIQQGALSTLSASKEKEPVAVRVKPL from the exons ATGGCTTCCGCCGCCAATTCTCTCCGGCTATGCCTCCGGGCTAGCAGACAGTTATCAGTACGACCTGCAGCGTCCCCCCTCCTGCGCCGGGCCTTGACCACAACCGCCCCGCAATGCGCTCGCCCAGGTCGCAAAAAGGGCTGGAAAGACCCCAGCAACAATTTCGAGTTTCCTGAGCCATACGAGGGCAAGGTCTTCCAAGATTTGGGCGAACAGTTGAGGTACTCTCTGGAAAACGACGAGTTGGCCGAGGCCGACCGGGCTGCCGTTCAGCAGGCCCTGGCGAGCTGGGAGAACAAGCCAaacgaggagaagatggaggagcagcagattGTCAAAGAAATTGACAAGGAGTTTGCCCCTCTGAGAGCACCTGTTCGTGCTAGGAGAAACTCTTTCTGGCACGAGGAAGAGCAGGACACCGATTTGATCACCgacgaggttggggaggacgaCTTTGAGGAGAATGACATGATGGCTATGGGTCAcgccaagctggaggagcaccGCGAGTACAGAGAATACGCACGTATTGCCGTGTGGGAGATGCCATTGCTTTCGA AATTCGCAAAGAAGTTCGTGCCGCCCAAGAATAATGAGGTTCTTCGTTTCCGGTACACCACATATATGGGTGAATTCCACCCTGCTGACCGCAAGGTCGTGGTCGAGTTTGACCCCCGGGATTTGTTCGAGCTCACCGAGGTTCAGCGAGACAAGCTTCGCAAACTGGCTGGTGCCAGATACAACCCAGAAAGGGGAATCATCAAAATGAGTTGCGAGAAATTCGAACTCCCAGCCCAGAACAAGCGATGGCTTGGTGACACGATTGCCAAGTTGATCACTGCGGCCAAG GACCCCACGGATACGTTTGAGGACATCCCCTTGGACACCCGGCACCACAAGTTCAAGAGCATCCCGAAGTACCCCAAGGAGTGGTACATGTCAAACCAACGAAGGCAGCAGCTCTTGGCTCAGAGGCGAGAGTCTTTGAAGCTGGATCATAACAAGAGACAGAACAGTCAACTGATTGATGGTGTAAAAGTGATCCAACAGGGCGCGCTTTCTACGCTCTCTGCGtcgaaggagaaggagcccGTGGCAGTGCGGGTCAAGCCTCTATAG
- the HFD1 gene encoding Hexadecenal dehydrogenase (COG:C; EggNog:ENOG503NV38) has protein sequence MVTKAPEFQATALEAIPKIASLARGQFRTHKTKNVEWRKTQLRKLYWALEDFKPQLVEALKSDLGKSSFEALLTEVDWVKKDCMWMLDHLDSFVKDQKLGSPDVPATYSIMNFRVKKEPLGTVLIIGPYNYPIQLLLCPLVGAIAAGCTAVLKPSELTPACAMWTKELIEKRLDSGSFSVVNGAIPETNALMAEKWDKIFFTGSAQVGSIIAQKAAQTLTPVVLELGGKNPAFITKNCGNLALAARRLLWGKTQNAGQVCMSQNYVLIDKDLVPTFIEFLKVAYKDMFPNGAKASPDLSRIVNKRHFHRIKKMLDDTQGKIVMGGELNESELYIEPTAVLVNSVNDSMMQEESFGPIFSIYPVNTLDEALNIANLIHKTPLSLFTFGNKAENNRILNEMTSGGATINDGFFHGAVNTVPFGGVGDSGWGAYRGKASFDSFTHFRTIAETPGWAEKLIRVRYMPYDFKALAFLNRLTEKSPNFDRSGKVVKGFGYWIKFLFGLGGKSAKGAFLRWLVVLVAHYMYTNRS, from the exons ATGGTTACCAAAGCTCCCGAGTTCCAGGCCACGGCCCTGGAGGCCATTCCCAAGATCGCCAGCCTCGCTCGCGGTCAGTTCCGCACTCACAAGACCAAGAACGTCGAATGGCGCAAGACGCAGCTTCGCAAACTCTACTGGGCCCTCGAGGACTTCAAGCCCCAGCTCGTTGAGGCGCTCAAGAGCGATCTTGGAAAGTCTAGCTTCGAGGCCCTCCTCACAGAGGTTGActgggtgaagaaggacTGCATGTGGATGCTCGACCATCTCGACAGCTTTGTCAAGGACCAGAAGCTGGGCTCTCCCGATGTCCCCGCCACTTATTCCATCATGAACTTCCGCGTCAAGAAGGAGCCCCTCGGAaccgtcctcatcatcggccCCTACAACTACcccatccagctccttctgTGCCCTCTTGTTggcgccatcgccgccggcTGTACCGCCGTCCTCAAGCCCTCCGAGCTCACCCCCGCGTGCGCCATGTGGACCAAGGAGCTGATCGAGAAGCGCCTCGACTCTGGATCCTTCTCGGTTGTCAACGGTGCCATCCCCGAAACCAACGCGCTCATGGCCGAGAAGTGGGACAAAATTTTCTTCACCGGCAGCGCCCAGGTCGGCTCCATCATTGCCCAAAAGGCTGCCCAGACACTCACCCCTGTTgtcctcgagctcggcggcAAGAACCccgccttcatcaccaagaacTGCGGCAACTTGGCCCTGGCGGCCAGGAGACTCCTCTGGGGCAAGACCCAGAATGCGGGTCAGGTCTGCATGTCCCAGAACTATGTTCTCATCGACAAGGACCTCGTGCCTACTTTTATCGAGTTCCTCAAGGTCGCCTACAAGGACATGTTCCCCAACGGTGCCAAGGCCAGCCCCGATCTTTCGCGCATTGTGAACAAGAGGCACTTCCACcgcatcaagaagatgttggATGACACCCAGGGCAAGATCGTCATGGGTGGTGAGCTGAATGAGAGTGAGCTGTACATTGAGCCCACGGCTGTGCTGGTCAACTCTGTCAACGACTCGATGATGCAGGAGGAGTCTTTTGGTCCTATTTTCTCTATTTACCCGGTCAACACTTTGGATGAGGCGCTCAACATTGCCAACTTGATCCACAAGACGCCTTTGTCGCTGTTTACTTTTGGTAACAAGGCTGAGAACAACAGAA TTCTCAACGAGATGACCTCGGGCGGTGCGACCATCAACGACGGCTTCTTCCATGGCGCGGTCAACACGGTCCCCtttggcggcgttggcgaTTCCGGCTGGGGTGCCTACCGCGGCAAGGCCTCCTTCGACTCCTTCACCCACTTCCGCACCATCGCCGAGACGCCCGGCtgggccgagaagctcatcCGCGTGCGGTACATGCCCTACGACTTCAAggccctcgccttcctcaaccgCCTCACCGAGAAGTCGCCCAACTTTGACCGCAGCGGCAAGGTCGTCAAGGGGTTCGGCTATTGGATCAAGTTTCTGTTTGGTCTGGGCGGCAAGAGCGCCAAAGGTGCGTTCTTGAGGTGGCTTGTTGTCTTGGTGGCTCACTACATGTACACGAACCGATCCTAA